One genomic segment of Microbacterium sp. ProA8 includes these proteins:
- a CDS encoding PP2C family serine/threonine-protein phosphatase, protein MVFQGSSAAISHTGKVRSNNQDSGYAGSNLFVVADGMGGHAGGDVASSIAITRLQTLDRPYDSTSDAERALRDAISDAAVDLADTVNLRAELAGMGTTVSALIMVDDYAVIAHIGDSRIYLYRDGALTQITTDHTFVQRLVDSGRITPEEARYHPRRSVLMRVLGDMDTEPELDTFIMPTQPGDRWLLCSDGLSGVVDDPHTAKAMGMGLAPGRTADSLLKQALDGGAPDNVTIVIVDVGGQHPLFSGTPTIVGSASNPTGVEVPAARPGRTSWLHPNRQAANEPTHFEPAAEFLEELIEEDRRRARRRRIGWIVGLALVLVILAGAAWLGYQWTQTRYFVGADEDTVVIYQGVQQNIGPISLSTPFEDTDIPLDSLSDFARATVEGTISANSLSHARLIVSGISDLSGGGG, encoded by the coding sequence ATGGTCTTCCAGGGCTCGAGCGCCGCGATCTCGCATACCGGCAAGGTGCGCTCCAACAACCAGGACTCGGGCTACGCCGGCTCGAACCTGTTCGTCGTCGCCGACGGCATGGGCGGCCACGCCGGCGGCGACGTCGCCTCGAGCATCGCCATCACACGCCTGCAGACGCTCGACCGCCCCTACGACTCGACGTCCGACGCCGAGCGGGCGCTGCGCGACGCGATCTCGGATGCCGCGGTCGACCTCGCCGACACGGTCAACCTCCGTGCCGAGCTCGCCGGCATGGGCACGACCGTCAGCGCGCTGATCATGGTCGACGACTACGCCGTCATCGCCCATATCGGCGACTCGCGCATCTACCTGTACCGCGACGGCGCACTCACCCAGATCACCACCGACCACACGTTCGTGCAGCGACTCGTCGACTCGGGCCGCATCACGCCGGAGGAGGCCCGGTACCACCCGCGGCGCTCCGTGCTCATGCGCGTGCTCGGCGACATGGACACCGAGCCCGAGCTCGACACGTTCATCATGCCGACGCAGCCGGGCGATCGCTGGCTGCTGTGCTCGGACGGCCTGTCGGGCGTCGTCGACGACCCGCACACCGCCAAGGCGATGGGCATGGGCCTCGCCCCGGGCCGCACCGCCGACAGCCTCCTGAAGCAGGCCCTCGACGGCGGCGCCCCCGACAACGTCACGATCGTCATCGTCGACGTCGGCGGGCAGCATCCGCTCTTCTCGGGCACCCCCACGATCGTGGGGTCCGCGTCCAACCCGACCGGCGTCGAGGTGCCCGCCGCGCGTCCCGGACGCACCAGCTGGCTGCACCCGAACCGGCAGGCGGCGAACGAGCCCACGCACTTCGAGCCCGCCGCGGAGTTCCTCGAGGAGCTCATCGAGGAGGACCGCCGACGCGCACGACGCCGACGGATCGGGTGGATCGTCGGGCTGGCCCTGGTGCTCGTCATCCTCGCCGGCGCCGCCTGGCTCGGCTATCAGTGGACGCAGACGCGCTACTTCGTCGGCGCCGACGAGGACACCGTGGTGATCTACCAGGGCGTGCAGCAGAACATCGGGCCGATCTCGCTGTCCACTCCGTTCGAGGACACCGACATCCCCCTCGATTCGCTGTCGGACTTCGCCCGTGCGACGGTGGAGGGGACGATCTCGGCCAACTCGCTCTCACACGCGCGGCTGATCGTGTCCGGAATCAGCGACCTGTCGGGAGGAGGCGGATGA
- a CDS encoding FHA domain-containing protein — MSELTLLLLRIGFLVLLWAFVFAVVYSLRADLFGVKVRRMPDAAAAAAGPAASVPASAAGVTAPVASPSSAPAQPGGPATTAAVSRIVITSGPKTGLELPLGNEPLTIGRSSESGLVIRDDYTSSHHARLVLWGDQWMIQDLDSTNGTWHDGARVTSPVPVNIGAPIKVGATTFELRK, encoded by the coding sequence ATGAGCGAACTCACCCTGCTGCTGCTGCGCATCGGATTCCTGGTGCTGCTGTGGGCGTTCGTCTTCGCCGTCGTGTATTCGCTGCGGGCCGACCTGTTCGGCGTGAAGGTGCGCCGGATGCCGGATGCCGCGGCCGCTGCGGCCGGGCCGGCGGCATCCGTTCCCGCTTCCGCCGCCGGAGTCACTGCTCCCGTCGCGTCGCCGTCTTCCGCGCCCGCACAGCCGGGCGGACCCGCGACCACCGCGGCGGTCTCTCGCATCGTGATCACGAGCGGCCCCAAGACGGGCCTCGAGCTGCCGCTCGGCAACGAGCCCCTCACGATCGGGCGCTCGAGCGAGTCGGGGCTCGTGATCCGCGACGACTACACCTCGAGCCACCACGCGCGCCTGGTGCTGTGGGGCGACCAGTGGATGATCCAGGACCTCGACTCCACGAACGGCACCTGGCACGACGGCGCCCGCGTGACCTCACCCGTCCCCGTGAACATCGGCGCGCCCATCAAGGTCGGCGCGACGACGTTCGAGCTGCGGAAGTAG
- a CDS encoding DUF3662 and FHA domain-containing protein yields the protein MGLLDSFEKGLERAVNSAFAKTFRSGIQPVEIASALRSELDKKAAVVSRDRILAPNTFTVRLSPADDDRISALGDALTHELDTLVHAHAKAQGYSFAGPVTISLRRDDDLSTGTLRVESSTAQGGRVAWRGVVDVEGRRIPLTKSRTVIGRGSDADITVADSGTSRKHVEILWDGERAMVRDLGSTNGTLLDGRKVGEAALPPDSTVRIGRTDIVFRVVAQASTPRPQAPVDDATRAFDARSAYDPQERGPLA from the coding sequence GTGGGACTACTTGACAGCTTCGAGAAAGGTCTCGAACGCGCTGTGAACAGCGCGTTCGCGAAGACCTTCCGCAGCGGCATCCAGCCTGTCGAGATCGCGTCCGCCCTGCGCAGCGAGCTCGACAAGAAGGCGGCCGTGGTGAGCCGCGACCGCATCCTGGCGCCCAACACCTTCACCGTGCGGCTGTCACCCGCCGACGACGACCGCATCTCGGCGCTCGGCGACGCGCTCACGCACGAGCTCGACACGCTCGTGCACGCGCATGCGAAGGCCCAGGGCTACTCGTTCGCCGGTCCGGTGACGATCTCGCTGCGACGCGACGACGACCTCTCCACCGGCACGCTGCGGGTCGAGTCCTCGACGGCGCAGGGCGGGCGGGTCGCCTGGCGCGGTGTGGTGGATGTCGAGGGCCGCCGCATCCCCCTCACCAAATCTCGCACGGTCATCGGCCGCGGCAGCGACGCCGACATCACCGTCGCCGACTCGGGCACCAGCCGCAAGCACGTCGAGATCCTGTGGGACGGCGAGCGCGCCATGGTCCGCGATCTCGGCTCGACGAACGGCACGCTGCTCGACGGCCGCAAGGTCGGAGAGGCCGCGCTGCCGCCGGACTCGACCGTCCGCATCGGCCGCACCGACATCGTGTTCCGCGTCGTCGCGCAGGCCTCGACGCCCCGCCCCCAGGCACCCGTCGACGACGCCACGCGGGCCTTCGATGCCCGGAGCGCCTACGACCCGCAGGAGAGGGGGCCGCTGGCATGA
- a CDS encoding GNAT family N-acetyltransferase, translating to MNHIELRALDDDDLDAIFEMMRDREAIAMAAFTAQDPDDRAAFDAWIARHRADAHVQSFVVTENGGFAGTIAAFTVDGDREVTFWIARHAWGRGVATAALRLLISREPIRPLYARAAAHNTASIAVLQKVGFTEVSRNVDYAPGVRREIEEIVFTLPPTLDGA from the coding sequence GTGAATCACATCGAGCTGCGGGCGCTGGATGACGACGACCTCGACGCGATCTTCGAGATGATGCGCGACCGTGAGGCCATCGCCATGGCCGCGTTCACGGCTCAGGATCCCGACGACCGCGCCGCGTTCGATGCATGGATCGCCCGCCACCGGGCGGACGCCCACGTGCAGTCGTTCGTCGTCACCGAGAACGGCGGGTTCGCCGGCACCATCGCCGCGTTCACGGTCGACGGCGACCGCGAGGTCACATTCTGGATCGCCCGGCACGCGTGGGGCCGCGGCGTCGCGACCGCGGCGCTGCGTCTGCTGATCTCGCGCGAGCCGATCCGCCCGCTGTACGCGCGTGCCGCCGCCCACAACACCGCCTCGATCGCCGTGCTGCAGAAGGTCGGGTTCACCGAGGTGTCGCGCAATGTCGACTACGCCCCGGGCGTCCGCCGCGAGATCGAGGAGATCGTCTTCACGCTGCCTCCGACCCTCGACGGCGCCTGA
- a CDS encoding GntR family transcriptional regulator, producing the protein MTAPFLPLEPGRAVLGDEVYVRLGEAILDGRLAPGERLRDHELAEWLGVSRTPVREALQRLERVGLVEVSPHRYTRVSQPNDKAEADTFELVAYNMGMAVRMAAARCSDETLATAIDRLDDVIAASRADDHSGLAHASHAFFAVVTRATDNIALIQFIREYEIAIRRNIAGWQPFIECPIGRTAAYEQFREAFIRRDGHHAEEVLRRIHGFV; encoded by the coding sequence ATGACTGCCCCCTTCCTCCCGCTCGAGCCGGGCCGCGCCGTCCTCGGAGATGAGGTGTACGTGCGCCTCGGCGAGGCGATCCTCGACGGACGCCTCGCGCCGGGCGAGCGACTGCGCGACCACGAGCTGGCCGAGTGGCTCGGCGTCTCGCGCACGCCGGTGCGCGAAGCGCTGCAGCGACTCGAGCGCGTGGGCCTGGTCGAGGTGTCGCCCCACCGCTACACGCGGGTGTCGCAGCCGAACGACAAGGCCGAGGCCGACACGTTCGAGCTCGTGGCCTACAACATGGGCATGGCCGTCCGCATGGCGGCCGCCCGCTGCAGCGACGAGACCCTGGCCACCGCCATCGACCGGCTGGACGACGTGATCGCCGCCTCCCGCGCCGATGACCACTCCGGGCTCGCACACGCCAGTCACGCGTTCTTCGCCGTCGTCACGAGAGCGACCGACAACATCGCCCTCATCCAGTTCATCCGCGAGTACGAGATCGCGATCCGTCGCAACATCGCGGGCTGGCAGCCGTTCATCGAGTGCCCGATCGGCCGGACCGCGGCGTACGAGCAGTTCCGCGAGGCGTTCATCCGCCGTGACGGGCATCACGCCGAGGAAGTGCTGCGCCGCATCCACGGCTTCGTCTGA
- a CDS encoding cold-shock protein has protein sequence MSTQGTVKWFNSEKGFGFIAPDEGGADVFAHYSAIESSGYRSLEENQRVEFEIAQGPKGLQAENIRPI, from the coding sequence ATGAGCACGCAGGGCACCGTCAAGTGGTTCAACTCCGAGAAGGGCTTCGGCTTCATCGCTCCCGATGAAGGCGGCGCAGACGTCTTCGCGCACTACAGCGCGATCGAGTCGAGCGGCTACCGCTCGCTCGAAGAGAACCAGCGCGTCGAGTTCGAGATCGCCCAGGGACCCAAGGGTCTCCAGGCCGAGAACATCCGCCCGATCTGA
- a CDS encoding DUF2156 domain-containing protein, which produces MSDGATHRPNRVLAGMRRVPGTLTMVALILVVGVVWQGLWRPFEESDLYDLVAYGLPAFEAGRWWTPLTGTFFVNQPWVYVFTIAGFVGMAYLEFRRGTRIALAYYWVGQLFAIFATALMLWGFSQLPWAWAQTQAAALDVGASGGTMACIAAAIGLFRSPWRVRAWLVLLGFVFVAMLFWGTLADLEHLLAVLLVLFVDRSLRIQRTTIREQRLIAFIAVLVLGAVQIVTILVPTDGPFGPTEPASGGFIDFAVDAIVILVVANGLRRGRRWSWVVAVILAVVNVLTALLVLVVIIVTSQAQLEATIDAETELALASGVMWLLMLVYLTLVRRAFRARRRSALGRQPAPEVDDVKRMLHADGGGTLSWMTTWEGNSYARTADGIVCYQRRAGVALALADPLGPPASRAASVREFIQDAERAGLVPCFFSADEATRAAVPASWRSLVVADDTIVDLPGLEFTGKRWNSVRTALNRAGREEMTFRMTRLKDESWGVQQQLRAISEMWVGDKGLPEMGFTLGTLVEAEDPEVRLALAIAPNGDVDGFLSWLPVYGSEGAVRGWTLDLMRRREGGFGPVMEYLIGSSARQFSEEGAEIMSLSGAPLAHDYPPDAGMIAALSDRLAEALEPVYGFRSLHRFKQKFHPRYETMYLLFRDESDLTRIGGALTRAFLPDATLRQFAGAGIELVRGDRD; this is translated from the coding sequence ATGAGCGACGGGGCGACTCACCGACCGAACCGCGTGCTCGCGGGCATGAGGCGCGTGCCGGGGACGCTGACCATGGTTGCGCTGATCCTCGTGGTCGGCGTGGTGTGGCAGGGGCTGTGGCGGCCCTTCGAGGAGTCCGACCTCTACGACCTCGTCGCATACGGACTGCCCGCCTTCGAGGCCGGTCGCTGGTGGACGCCACTGACGGGCACCTTCTTCGTCAACCAGCCGTGGGTGTACGTCTTCACCATCGCCGGGTTCGTCGGCATGGCGTACCTCGAGTTCCGGCGGGGCACACGGATCGCCTTGGCGTACTACTGGGTCGGCCAGCTCTTCGCGATCTTCGCGACCGCCCTGATGCTGTGGGGGTTCTCGCAGCTGCCGTGGGCGTGGGCCCAGACGCAGGCCGCGGCGCTGGACGTCGGCGCGTCCGGTGGCACCATGGCGTGCATCGCCGCGGCGATCGGCCTCTTCCGCAGTCCGTGGCGCGTGCGGGCGTGGCTGGTGCTGCTCGGCTTCGTCTTCGTCGCGATGCTGTTCTGGGGAACCCTCGCCGACCTCGAGCACCTGCTCGCCGTGCTGCTGGTGCTGTTCGTCGACCGGTCCCTGCGCATCCAGCGGACGACGATCCGCGAGCAGCGCCTCATCGCCTTCATCGCGGTCCTCGTGCTGGGCGCGGTCCAGATCGTCACCATCCTCGTGCCCACCGACGGTCCCTTCGGGCCGACTGAGCCGGCGTCCGGCGGCTTCATCGACTTCGCCGTCGACGCCATCGTGATCCTGGTGGTCGCCAACGGACTGCGCAGAGGCCGCCGCTGGAGCTGGGTGGTCGCGGTGATCCTCGCCGTCGTCAACGTGCTGACGGCGCTGCTCGTGCTCGTGGTCATCATCGTCACGAGCCAGGCGCAGCTCGAGGCGACGATCGACGCCGAGACCGAGCTCGCGCTCGCGAGCGGTGTGATGTGGCTGCTGATGCTCGTGTACCTGACCCTGGTGCGCCGGGCGTTCCGCGCCCGCCGCAGATCGGCGCTCGGCCGGCAGCCGGCGCCGGAGGTCGACGACGTCAAGCGGATGCTGCACGCCGACGGCGGCGGCACGCTGTCGTGGATGACCACGTGGGAGGGCAACAGCTACGCCCGCACCGCCGACGGCATCGTCTGCTACCAGCGCCGCGCCGGCGTCGCGCTGGCCCTGGCAGACCCGCTCGGACCGCCCGCGTCGCGTGCGGCATCCGTTCGGGAGTTCATCCAGGATGCCGAGCGCGCAGGGCTCGTCCCCTGCTTCTTCAGCGCCGACGAGGCGACGCGGGCCGCGGTGCCGGCGTCGTGGCGCAGCCTCGTCGTGGCCGATGACACCATCGTCGACCTGCCGGGCCTCGAATTCACCGGCAAGCGGTGGAACTCCGTGCGCACCGCGCTCAACCGCGCGGGCCGCGAGGAGATGACATTCCGCATGACGCGGCTGAAGGACGAGTCGTGGGGCGTGCAGCAGCAGCTGCGCGCGATCTCCGAGATGTGGGTCGGCGACAAGGGGCTGCCCGAGATGGGGTTCACGCTCGGCACTCTCGTCGAGGCCGAGGACCCGGAAGTGCGCCTCGCCCTGGCGATCGCGCCGAACGGCGACGTCGACGGCTTCCTGTCGTGGCTGCCGGTCTACGGGTCGGAGGGGGCCGTGCGGGGCTGGACGCTCGACCTCATGCGTCGCCGAGAGGGCGGCTTCGGCCCCGTGATGGAGTACCTCATCGGTTCGTCCGCCCGGCAGTTCAGCGAAGAGGGCGCCGAGATCATGTCGCTCTCAGGAGCGCCGCTCGCCCACGACTACCCCCCGGACGCCGGCATGATCGCGGCGTTGAGCGACAGACTGGCCGAGGCGCTCGAGCCCGTCTACGGCTTTCGGTCGCTGCACCGGTTCAAGCAGAAGTTCCATCCCCGGTACGAGACGATGTACCTGCTGTTCCGCGACGAGAGCGACCTCACCCGGATCGGCGGCGCGCTCACGCGGGCGTTCCTGCCGGACGCGACGCTGCGACAGTTCGCGGGGGCGGGCATCGAACTGGTGAGGGGCGACCGCGACTAG
- a CDS encoding HAD hydrolase-like protein: MPRRSPWTCVLWDVDGTIVDASDGILRRLTIALEHFGRRPPTRAELVHWIGPPMYDSFQVNVGMTPAQATEAVAFYRGLNKIDGYSTGAKLFPGMGELITDVAAAGIPQATASSKPEVQVVALMDHFDLSTSLTAIVGATQDEKTLSAKADIVAEALRRLAAAGVDISRPVLVGDRHHDVEGGAAHGVPVIFVRWGFSWPHESEGAQAAVDDVDQLRALLLVEENARETAADAVVGADG, from the coding sequence ATGCCGAGACGATCGCCGTGGACCTGTGTGCTGTGGGACGTGGACGGAACGATCGTCGACGCGTCCGACGGCATCCTCCGCCGCCTCACGATCGCCCTCGAGCACTTCGGCAGGCGCCCGCCGACCCGCGCCGAGCTCGTGCACTGGATCGGCCCGCCGATGTACGACTCGTTCCAGGTCAACGTCGGCATGACGCCCGCGCAGGCGACCGAGGCCGTCGCCTTCTATCGCGGCCTCAACAAGATCGACGGCTACTCGACGGGCGCCAAGCTCTTCCCCGGAATGGGTGAGCTGATCACGGATGTCGCAGCCGCCGGCATCCCGCAGGCCACCGCCAGCTCGAAGCCCGAGGTGCAGGTCGTGGCCCTCATGGACCACTTCGACCTCTCGACGTCGCTCACCGCCATCGTCGGCGCCACGCAGGACGAGAAGACCCTCAGCGCCAAGGCCGACATCGTCGCCGAGGCGCTGCGCCGGCTGGCCGCGGCAGGCGTCGACATCAGCCGTCCGGTGCTCGTGGGCGACCGACACCATGACGTCGAGGGCGGCGCCGCCCACGGCGTGCCGGTGATCTTCGTGCGGTGGGGCTTCAGCTGGCCGCACGAGTCCGAGGGCGCGCAGGCCGCCGTCGACGACGTCGACCAGCTTCGCGCACTGCTCCTCGTCGAAGAGAACGCGCGCGAGACCGCCGCCGACGCCGTCGTGGGCGCCGATGGCTGA
- a CDS encoding MarR family transcriptional regulator has product MARGDVDPGASADLSPVIGDDPLDLRLSLASIVHWADSTGVRRDVMTKVAFPIDDMGMFLVVNQLSYNGAMRPVELSLALGQTPTNMSKIVGRLVQAGLTVRVAAPDDDRGVLVALTDEGRRIGERIMATAESNMETLLADWSPAELDDLRRMMARLARVHRRDR; this is encoded by the coding sequence ATGGCCCGAGGCGACGTCGACCCCGGTGCCTCCGCCGACCTGAGTCCCGTCATCGGCGACGACCCGCTCGACCTGCGCCTCTCGCTGGCGTCGATCGTGCACTGGGCCGACAGCACGGGCGTCCGCCGCGACGTGATGACGAAGGTCGCGTTCCCGATCGATGACATGGGCATGTTCCTCGTGGTCAATCAGCTCTCGTACAACGGCGCGATGCGTCCCGTCGAGCTCTCGCTCGCACTGGGCCAGACGCCGACCAACATGAGCAAGATCGTCGGGCGGCTCGTGCAGGCGGGTCTGACGGTGCGGGTCGCCGCACCCGACGACGACCGCGGCGTGCTGGTGGCGCTGACCGACGAGGGGCGCCGCATCGGCGAGCGCATCATGGCGACCGCCGAGTCCAACATGGAGACCCTCCTGGCCGACTGGTCGCCCGCCGAGCTGGATGATCTCCGGCGCATGATGGCGCGGCTCGCCCGCGTGCACCGGCGGGATCGCTGA